A stretch of DNA from Paenibacillus albus:
AGGGATGCTCTTTACGAATTTGGTCGACTTTGATTCACTCTTTGGTCATCGCCGCGATCCAGGAGGTTACGCTGGAGCACTCGAAGCTTTCGATTGCAGCCTGCCGAAGCTTGCGGAGCTTGTGGGCGATAAGGATTTGTTGATTATTACAGCCGATCACGGTAATGATCCGACCTATACGGGCACCGATCATACAAGAGAATACGTACCGCTGCTCGTGTACTCCCCGGTGTTCACGACGCCTGGCTCGCTTGGCATTAGGTCTACATTCGCCGATGTTGCGGCGACGATAGCCGATAATTTTGGCGTGAAGGCACCAGCGAACGGCACTTCTTTCTTATCAGAGCTGCGTTAAGCGCCGAATGAGCGAAGCGGTAACAATTGAGCATAACCCATTATTTTTTTAAGGAGGCTTTCTTTCGATGGAAGCAATTAAAGCAACTCATATTAACGAAGCGGCAGCGTATATCAATTCCAAAATCTCAATCAAACCGGAAGTCGGCCTCATCATGGGCTCCGGTCTTGGCATTCTTGGAGACTACATAGAGAATCCGGTCACGATTCCGTATCATGATATCCCGCATTTTCCAATATCAACGGTAGAAGGTCATGCTGGCGAGCTGCTAATCGGCACGCTCTCGGGCCGTCCGGTTGTTCTCATGCGCGGCCGTTTTCACATGTACGAAGGCTATGGTCCCGATTTGACGGCATTCCCGGTTCGCGTTATGAAAGCAATCGGCGCAGCCAAATTGATCGTGACGAATGCAGCAGGAGGCGTGAATACAAGCTATAATCCGGGGGATCTGATGCTGATCAGCGATCATATCAATTTCCAGGGTCGCAACCCGCTTGTTGGTCCGAATGATCCGGAGCTTGGCGTCCGTTTCCCGGATATGTCGCAGCCGTACAGCAAGCGTTTGCGCGAGCTGGCAGCTGGCGTGGCGAAGGAGCAAGGCTTCTCTTTGCAAGAAGGCGTGTATCTTGCTGTAATTGGTCCGTCCTATGAAACGCCAGCAGAAATTCGCATGATGCGGATTTTGGGTGCAGATGCTGTCGGGATGTCGACCGTGTCCGAGGTTATCGCGGCGAAGCATTCAGGTATGGAAGTGCTCGGCATTTCGTGCGTTAGCAACATGGCATCGGGCATTCTCGACCAACCGCTTTCGCATGATGAAGTCATGGAGACGACGGAGCGGGTGAAATCGCAGTTTCTGGGTCTTGTGCAAGGTGTCGTAACATTGCTGTAATTGTAACAAAATTGTAATAATGCCCTCGACTCAATGTGACATTCTTTGTTGGCTGATCGTCGTATAATGTCCGTGAGAATCTATATAAGATAAGCGGGGATTCACATGGAAAATCTTCAGTATCAGCATCTTGAGCGGCTGCGCAGTAAGCTGGTTGCAGCAGCGCTGGACAAGGAAACCTTTCTTCATCCCGACGTCATTTTGCTCAGTCAAGCACTCGATCAGCTGATCATAAAGGTGCAGCGGGAGAAGTATAAGCGAGTGGCATCACAGAGATAATGCAAGCATAGGTTCATATGCGGAATTGACTTAAGGAGGCTTCACGGCTTGCGTGCAGTAGATATTATTCAAAAGAAGCGAAACGGCGGCGTTCTTACAAAGGACGAGCTGTCATTTCTGATAGAAGGCTACAGTAAAGGGGAAATTCCAGACTATCAGCTCTCGGCCTGGGCGATGGCGGTGTATTTTCGCGGCATGAATGCGGAGGAAACTGCGCATCTGACAATGGCAATGGCGGGGTCTGGTGATCAAGTGGACCTGTCGCCGATTCATGGTATTAAAGTAGACAAGCACAGCACTGGCGGGGTTGGGGATAAGACGAGTCTCATCATCGGGCCGCTTGTCGCGTCTTGCGGCGTTCCCGTCGCGAAGATGTCGGGAAGAGGCCTCGGCCATACCGGCGGTACGATTGATAAGATGGAAGCGATGGAAGGCTTCCGCACGGAGCTTACGCGTGACGAGTTCATCGCACAGGTGAACGATATTGGTCTGGCGATTATCGGACAGAGCGGCAACATGACGCCAGCCGATAAGAAGCTGTATGCACTGCGCGATGTCACCGCTACGGTAGAGTCTATTCCGCTCATCGCGAGCTCGGTCATGAGCAAGAAGATCGCTGCCGGCGCGGATGCGATTGTACTCGACGTGAAGACAGGCAGCGGCGCATTCATGAAGACGCTGGAGGACTCCGAGAAGCTCGCGCAAGCGATGGTGGAGATCGGTACGGAAGTGGGCCGCAAGACAGCCGCGCTTATTAGCGATATGGATCAGCCGCTCGGCTATGCGATTGGCAATGCGCTCGAGGTTCAGGAAGCGATCGACACGCTGCATGGACGAGGTCCGGAGGATCTGACCGCGCTCTGTATTGCGCTGAGCTCGCATATGGTTGTGCTCGGCGGAGAGGCAAGCAGCCTCGAAGAAGCGGAAGCATTGCTTCGCGCGAAGCTTGAGTCTGGCGCTGCGCTGGCGAAATTCAAAGCGTTCGTCGAAGCACAAGGGGGCAATCCGGCTGTTGCGGACGATCCGATGCTGCTTCCGCAGGCGCCGTTTGTCCTTGAGGTGAAGTCGACGCAGGACGGCTACGTGCAGGCCATTCAAGCGGAAGAGCTCGGTCTCGCCGCGATGCTGCTCGGCGCGGGCCGTGCGACCAAGGAGTCGGTCATCGACTTCGCGGTAGGCGTCACGATGAAGCGCAAGGTCGGCGACAAAGTGAACGAGGGCGACACGCTCGCGCTTCTGCATGTTCGTGAGGAGAATGCTGCGACGAGCGAGGTTGCGGAGCGGGTGCGCACCGCCTACACGTTCTCAAGCGAACCGGTTAAGCCGTCGCCTCTGCTGCTTTCCGTCGTGACGGAGAACGGCGTGAAGCGGTTCTAACGTTTATAAGAAGGAAGTCCAACCACAGTCCCTTGGGGAGCTGCTGGTTGGGCTTTTTTGTATGTTCACATCTGCTAACGAACCGTAAACACCTTATTCGTCCCAAAGTAGCGATCATGAAATTGTTACGAATCTCAGAAACGCTATTCACTGCTTTGGCGTCCGAAAGTAGTTGATTTCATCCAGATAGGGTTTCTACGATTCGTTACATTCCAGAAACGGGTCAAATGTGCGGAATAAGGCTTTTGGAGTTCGTTAGCGTCGGCACGCAGTTAGCGAGAGTGGGGAAGTTCCCTTCCCTAAAGAGTGCCGCGAAGCCAGCTCTCTCGGGAACCAAGTGGCATTTCAGGACATCCGCCTGAAATGCCATTTTGCTCTCTCCATTATTCCAGCGAGGAGCGGAGAAGTCGAATGATTCTGGAGAAGCGGCAGCGTTCGCCTTTGTATTCGGATTCCAACTATGTCTAAGTTGTTCAGGGAATCCGAATATAACAGCGATCGAAAGAACATTCGACTGCGAAGCGGAGCAACGCTCGATTTTCCACAGTTGTTTCGCTTTTATAGCTACCTAACTGGAATAATTTCCCCTTCGTTCGTCCACACTAGGAATGGAGATTTTAGCCGAGCCTCGGCTTGACTTACCATTCAGGAGGAGAACAACCTATGAACAGCAAATGGAAACAACTGCTCGTTATTAGCATAACGGCGATGATGGTTTTGTCCGCACCGGCAGTAAGCTGGGCGAAAGAAGGGGCTGCACCGAATACGGCACCGTCCGCGAGTGCGGATCTGGCTCCGTCAGCACGATCAGCAATTCTAATGGATGCTGACAGTGGAACGATTATTTATGAGAAGAACAGCCATGCGGCACTCCCGCCGGCGAGCATAACGAAAGTCATGACGATGCTGCTCATTATGGAGGCGCTTGACCAGGGCCGCATCAAGCTGACGGATAAGGTAGCTGCAAGTGAATATGCCGCTTCTATGGGCGGTTCGCAGATTTTCCTCGAGCCGGGCGAACAGATGAGTGTCGATGAGATGCTGAAGGGTATCGCACTCGCATCAGGCAATGACGCGTCCGTTGCCATGGCGGAGAAGATCGCAGGGACCGAGTCTGCTTTCGTCGATATGATGAATAAGCGAGCACAGGAGCTAGGGCTGAAGAATACCCATTTTGCCAACTGTAACGGTTTGCCTGCGGCGGAGCACTATTCATCCGCACATGATATTGCCGTGATGTCTCGCGAGCTTCTCAAGCATAGCGAAATTACGAAATATACAGGCATGTATCAGGACTATCTTCGCAAATCGAGCGAGAAGCCGTTCTGGCTTGTGAATACGAATAAGCTGGTTCGATTCTACTCAGGAGCAGACGGCCTGAAGACGGGCTTCACGAACGAAGCGAGATTCTGTCTCACAGCGACAGCGCGCCGTGACAATCTGCGGGTCATCGCGGTTGTAATGGGAGAGCCGAACACGAAGACTCGCAACGCGGAAGTGTCCCAAATGTTCGATTATTCGTTCGCCCAATATATGAATCATACGATATTCAAAAAAGGTGACACGATGGGCACCGTCCAAGTTGTAAAAGGCGTGCAGCCAGCGATTGAGCTGAAGGCGAAGCATTCCTACAGCGTGCTCCTGAAGAAGGGCAGCTCCGTGAAGGATATTCGTTACGAGCTGCAGCTGAATCCCCTCAAGGCACCGATAACAATCAACGAACCGATCGGCAAGCTTATCGTCTTCCAAGGCGATCAGGTGCTGACGGAGTTCGCAGTGGATTCACCGGCATCTGTGAAGAAGGCAGGCTGGTGGACGCTGTTCAAACGGTCCTGCGGCAGCCTGTTCTCGTAAGCCGCACCATATACAAAATCTGCAGAGTTCAAGCGTATTTTGTCTGCTCATAGCACTCTTCTTCTAGTTTTGTCGGGGGGCAGGAAAAGGCAGCGGGTATGTAGAAAACCTTGTTCAACACTAACCTATCCCTCGCTATGCGAACGCAAACTAAGATTAGGAGTGAACAAGATGAGTCTGCAGGTTGAATTAGAGCATTACCGAAATGTGCTCATTGTCAGACTGCGAGGAGAGCTTGACCATCACACAGCCGACGTCGTTCGGTTCAAGATGGAGGAAGCCATTCTGCGCGGCAATAGCGCCCATGTCATTCTTAGCTTGAAGGAACTTCTGTTTATGGACAGCTCCGGACTTGGTGTCATTCTCGGCCGCTACAAGCAGCTGAAGGCCAAGGGCGGCAAAATGGTCGTCTGCGACGTGAATCAGAGCGTCCACCGATTGTTCGAGCTGTCAGGTTTGTTTAAAATATTGCCGATTCACGATAACGAGCGGCTCGCGCTCACAAGTTTGGAGGTCGTTTCATGAACGGAAGAAATGAGATGACACTTACGTTCTCCGCCCGTTCGGAGAATGAAGCGTTTGCGCGTGTTGCGGTAGCGGCTTTCGTCTCTCAGCTGGACCCGACGCTGGAGGAGCTTAACGACCTGAAGACAGCAATTTCCGAAGCGGTAACCAATGCGATCATCCATGGCTACGACAGCGACCCTAGCGGCATGGTCACCATCGAAGGTCTGATTGAAGGCGATACGGTAACGATTATCGTCAAAGATCAAGGCCGCGGAATAGAAGATTTGGACTTGGCGCGTCAACCGCTTTATACGTCAAAGCCTGAGATGGAGCGCTCCGGTATGGGCTTTACCATTATGGAGAACTTTATGGACGACTTCGACGTACACAGCCAGCCGGGCAATGGGACGTCCATTGCGATGACGAAGCGCATCGAATCGAAAAAAGCGCTCTTCAATTAGGCGCATAGGGGTTGGACCGCATGGATGTCAATATGAAACAATCGGCGCAGCCTTATTTGGATGATTCGGAAGTCAAGCGGTTAATAGCGCTGAGTCAATCCGGAGATACGCTGGCGCGTGATACACTCGTACAATGCAATATCCGGCTCGTTTGGTCTGTCGTCCAGCGGTTTATGGGGCGAGGCTACGAGCCGGAGGATTTGTTCCAGATCGGCTGCATCGGGCTGCTCAAGTCCGTCGATAAGTTCGATCTGTCCTACGAGGTCAAGTTCTCTACCTATGCGGTGCCGATGATTATCGGAGAGATCCAGCGCTTCCTGCGAGACGATGGCACTCTTAAGGTCAGCCGCTCCCTGAAGGAAACAGCTAACAAAGTGCGCAAGACGAAGGACGAGCTATCCAAGGTTCTTGGCAGGCTACCGACGATCAAGGAAGTAGCGGAGCGGCTCGGCATAACACCCGAGGATGTCGTCTTCGCGCAAGAAGCGAATAAGCCGCCGACATCGATTCACGAGACGGTGTTCGAGAACGACGGCGATCCGATTACGCTGATGGATCAAATCGCGGACGATTCCCAGGAGCGCTGGTTCGACAAGCTGGCGCTGAACGAAGCGATCGGCGGTTTATCCGAGCGGGAGCGGCTTATCGTCTTCCTGCGCTATTACCGCGACCAGACCCAGTCCGAGGTCGCTGCGAGGCTTGGGATATCGCAAGTACAGGTGTCCCGGCTGGAGAAAAAAATATTGCAGCTCATTCGCAACCAGATTGCGCAGTGACTGCAGCGGCACAAACCGCAATACAAGCTCCATGCAAAGCCAGATCGCCCCTCGCGGCGATTTGGCTTTTTTTGCTGCGTTTGCTCTGATTATCCTAACGCTCCTTTAATCATACTAACGAGGAAATGAACCAAGTCAGGGGGAGAGCGGATGAATGAGGGTCAGCCATCCTGTCTCTATTTGCGGCTGCGCAAGCGAGTAGGAATCAGACCTGGCGAGCATGTGACGCTCGGACGGGCCGCCCGCTTATTTTCCAGTGATTCCGCCCTTGAGAAGCAGATGGAATCGCTTGTGCTTCATCGTCATCGGCAGCAGGACGGCAACCGAGTCGTCATCGATTTGCTCCAAATCGTGAAGATGATCCGGGACGCAGTCCCAGGTACGGTTGTCGATTCTTATGGTGATCCGCAGGTACTCGTTATTGTCGCCGATGAACCTCGCAAGCCTCGTCTATGGGTGCTAATGTTAGCTTGGCTGCTGCTGTTCTTCGGTGCAGGACTTGCGATTATGAATTTCCACACGGATGTCAATATGAAGGATGTCCATACTCGCATCACGGAGCTTGTGACGGGCCGAAAGATCGAGCATCCGTTATGGTTCCAGGTGCCTTATTCGATCGGCATTGGCGCCGGAATGCTGGTGTTCTTTAATCATCTGTTTCGAAAAAGATTCAACGAGGAGCCTAACCCGCTCGAGGTTGAGCTGTACATGTACGAAGAGAACGTCAACGCTTACGTCATCGCGGATGAGATGCGCAAGAAGAGCGAGCCGAATGAACCGCAATCGCCGAAGCACAGTAAACAAGAGCAGGAAACGGGTATAGACGATGGTTAGGATGATCGCCGCAGATCTGTTCGTTGCTGTACTCGGCTTCGCCGGCGGTCTCGGCGTCGGAAGTGCGTTCGTGGCGCTCTTGATTGTGCTGGACATCATTCCAAGGCTCGCGCAAATTGCTTATGCATTCCGCAAGTCGATCTGGTTTGAGACTGCGGTGATGAGCGGAGCGGTCTTCTGGTCGCTGGCGGACTTCCTCGAATGGCGGCTATGGCTGCCAAGAACGGTGACGCTTGCGATCATTGGAACCTTTGACGGCATATTCGTCGGCATGCTCGGCGCCGCGCTGACCGAGGTCATGA
This window harbors:
- a CDS encoding purine-nucleoside phosphorylase; its protein translation is MEAIKATHINEAAAYINSKISIKPEVGLIMGSGLGILGDYIENPVTIPYHDIPHFPISTVEGHAGELLIGTLSGRPVVLMRGRFHMYEGYGPDLTAFPVRVMKAIGAAKLIVTNAAGGVNTSYNPGDLMLISDHINFQGRNPLVGPNDPELGVRFPDMSQPYSKRLRELAAGVAKEQGFSLQEGVYLAVIGPSYETPAEIRMMRILGADAVGMSTVSEVIAAKHSGMEVLGISCVSNMASGILDQPLSHDEVMETTERVKSQFLGLVQGVVTLL
- a CDS encoding aspartyl-phosphate phosphatase Spo0E family protein, which gives rise to MENLQYQHLERLRSKLVAAALDKETFLHPDVILLSQALDQLIIKVQREKYKRVASQR
- a CDS encoding pyrimidine-nucleoside phosphorylase → MRAVDIIQKKRNGGVLTKDELSFLIEGYSKGEIPDYQLSAWAMAVYFRGMNAEETAHLTMAMAGSGDQVDLSPIHGIKVDKHSTGGVGDKTSLIIGPLVASCGVPVAKMSGRGLGHTGGTIDKMEAMEGFRTELTRDEFIAQVNDIGLAIIGQSGNMTPADKKLYALRDVTATVESIPLIASSVMSKKIAAGADAIVLDVKTGSGAFMKTLEDSEKLAQAMVEIGTEVGRKTAALISDMDQPLGYAIGNALEVQEAIDTLHGRGPEDLTALCIALSSHMVVLGGEASSLEEAEALLRAKLESGAALAKFKAFVEAQGGNPAVADDPMLLPQAPFVLEVKSTQDGYVQAIQAEELGLAAMLLGAGRATKESVIDFAVGVTMKRKVGDKVNEGDTLALLHVREENAATSEVAERVRTAYTFSSEPVKPSPLLLSVVTENGVKRF
- a CDS encoding D-alanyl-D-alanine carboxypeptidase family protein, translated to MNSKWKQLLVISITAMMVLSAPAVSWAKEGAAPNTAPSASADLAPSARSAILMDADSGTIIYEKNSHAALPPASITKVMTMLLIMEALDQGRIKLTDKVAASEYAASMGGSQIFLEPGEQMSVDEMLKGIALASGNDASVAMAEKIAGTESAFVDMMNKRAQELGLKNTHFANCNGLPAAEHYSSAHDIAVMSRELLKHSEITKYTGMYQDYLRKSSEKPFWLVNTNKLVRFYSGADGLKTGFTNEARFCLTATARRDNLRVIAVVMGEPNTKTRNAEVSQMFDYSFAQYMNHTIFKKGDTMGTVQVVKGVQPAIELKAKHSYSVLLKKGSSVKDIRYELQLNPLKAPITINEPIGKLIVFQGDQVLTEFAVDSPASVKKAGWWTLFKRSCGSLFS
- the spoIIAA gene encoding anti-sigma F factor antagonist — translated: MSLQVELEHYRNVLIVRLRGELDHHTADVVRFKMEEAILRGNSAHVILSLKELLFMDSSGLGVILGRYKQLKAKGGKMVVCDVNQSVHRLFELSGLFKILPIHDNERLALTSLEVVS
- the spoIIAB gene encoding anti-sigma F factor gives rise to the protein MNGRNEMTLTFSARSENEAFARVAVAAFVSQLDPTLEELNDLKTAISEAVTNAIIHGYDSDPSGMVTIEGLIEGDTVTIIVKDQGRGIEDLDLARQPLYTSKPEMERSGMGFTIMENFMDDFDVHSQPGNGTSIAMTKRIESKKALFN
- the sigF gene encoding RNA polymerase sporulation sigma factor SigF yields the protein MDVNMKQSAQPYLDDSEVKRLIALSQSGDTLARDTLVQCNIRLVWSVVQRFMGRGYEPEDLFQIGCIGLLKSVDKFDLSYEVKFSTYAVPMIIGEIQRFLRDDGTLKVSRSLKETANKVRKTKDELSKVLGRLPTIKEVAERLGITPEDVVFAQEANKPPTSIHETVFENDGDPITLMDQIADDSQERWFDKLALNEAIGGLSERERLIVFLRYYRDQTQSEVAARLGISQVQVSRLEKKILQLIRNQIAQ
- a CDS encoding stage V sporulation protein AA, giving the protein MNEGQPSCLYLRLRKRVGIRPGEHVTLGRAARLFSSDSALEKQMESLVLHRHRQQDGNRVVIDLLQIVKMIRDAVPGTVVDSYGDPQVLVIVADEPRKPRLWVLMLAWLLLFFGAGLAIMNFHTDVNMKDVHTRITELVTGRKIEHPLWFQVPYSIGIGAGMLVFFNHLFRKRFNEEPNPLEVELYMYEENVNAYVIADEMRKKSEPNEPQSPKHSKQEQETGIDDG
- a CDS encoding stage V sporulation protein AB: MVRMIAADLFVAVLGFAGGLGVGSAFVALLIVLDIIPRLAQIAYAFRKSIWFETAVMSGAVFWSLADFLEWRLWLPRTVTLAIIGTFDGIFVGMLGAALTEVMNVLPILAKRMRLSRYMVGLVMAMVLGKVTGSLFDWLVFQWLDDGS